The sequence AGTGTATTGCTGCCGGTAAAGGTAACCGACCGTAACGGCAACTACATTAATATAAGCTATAAAGGCGATCCCGTAGGGAATGAAGTAAGATATATACAGATAGACTCCATAGTCAGCAGCAACGGCTCAAAAATGTTTTGTTATGCCTCTTACAAAAAATATACTCCGGTAAACGATTCGGTGCTGTTGATGGACAGCATGAAAACTAGGGGTTATAACGGCGTCAATCAAACGGTAAAATATCATTATAAATTATACAAGACCACGTCCCAGCCTTTTGAATATTATGGCCAGGATTATGTGTTTGACGAGGAGCGCTGGTGCGCAGTGGCTTTAACGGACACCATACGGCGGTATTGTCTTAGCGCGGTGCTGTTTCCCAACGGCGATTCCGTAGCCTACGATTATAACCAGTATTTTGAACTTTCCAAGCAGACACTGCCGACCGGTGGAAGCAGTGAATACAGCTATGGCAATTATGGGTTCCCCTTATTGGACAACAATAACAATTACACCCGTTTTACCAGGGCGGCAGACACATTGAAGGCCAAGGAAAACGATGGTTCTCTGGTTTCCAAGATCACATTTACCAGAAATGTGGTGGCCGGATACTATTCCAACCCGACCGATGTCAGAATTACCGATTCGCAGGGCGGGGAGACCAGGACTTATTTCATGTACAGCCAAACTCCGTTCAAAAGCGGCGGTTATGGGAAAGTTGAAAAAGAAGTGCATTATGATTTTGCCGGGAATGTGATAGACAGCGTTAAATACACTACAATATCGGATGATCTTTATTTAGGGACGCCGCTGACCTACGGCCGCAATATGCGTCCGGACTCCATAGTAAGCTATATCGGCAGTAAAAAATACTGCACCCGGTACCGGCAGTACGATGGTTATGGCAATTTCCAGAGGATAGACAACCTGGGCGACATGGGCACCACCGCCGACAACAATTCAGTTTTCACCACTTATCTGCATAACAGCAAAACACAGTATAATTTTGACAATAAACACATACTCAATCTGCCTTGCAGTACCTATGTAAAACCGGACAGCGCTTCCACCGTGGTGCTGTCGAAGACCAAGTTCTTCTACGACGATACCACCAGGACCGACACTACCAGCTACAGTTCCTATCCGCCGGTCAACTGGCAAAGCCCGGGAATGATACGGGGCAACATTACCAGGGCCTGCCGCTGGAAGGCCGGGGCGCTGTACGACACCACCCAGATATTTTATGACAAGCTGGGCAATGTAATAAAGACCATAAACGCCAAGGGCGATTCATCCAAGGTATCCTATTCTGCTTTGGGAAGCTACTATCCCGATAAGTTCCAGTATGCCTGGCCCTGCAGCACCGTTAGTTATGTTGCCAACGGGGCAAACGTGCTGGCTTTAAGCAGCATAACAGATTACGACAGTTGTACCGGCCTTGTTTTATGGTCAGCAGGCGCCAACCGGGACACCACCCGTTTTGAGTACGATACATACGGACGTCCCATAAAGGCAGTCAAACCCGGGGAATGGGCCGGGAGCTGGGGCTCCACCTATCCTTCGGCCGTCACTCATTATTACGACAGCGGCTATCCCCGGTCAACCGTAGACTCGGTAAAGATAACCGGCACCAAGTATGCGGTCAGCAAGACCTTTTATAACGGGTTTGGCCGGGCCATACAAGCCCAAAAGACGGAGTTGAATGGTTATGCAACCATAGCAAATACGGCTTACGATTCATTGGGGCGGGTGCAAAAGGCATCCAATCCAATTGCCACAGTCACTACTTTCGGAACCTATGTAAGTACGGACTACTGGTCCAGCCAGCCCAAGGTACGGTATTATTACGACGCCATAGGCCGTCCGCTTAAGACCGTTTACCAGGACTCCACCCGCGATTCCGTGGCTTTTGGCGATAACTGGGTGAAGACCTGGGACGCCAAGGGCGACACCGCCATCGCCAAGGTGAACGGCCCCGGCATGGCCGATACCACCATCAATGGCCTGGGTTTGTTGACCATAGTCAAACACGACAAACTGGGCCGCGACAGCGTGATCATCGACGCCGCCGGCAAAAGCACCTATTGCTATTATGACACCTTAGGGCGCACCAAGGGCGCCAACGGAACTGACGCCTCGTCCAGCTATACCTATAAAGGCGCCGCCCTGGACTTTTTACTGGAATATGACGCGGTGGACAATATTACCTGCCGCAAGAACGCCAAGGGCGTGGTTAACTACACTTACGACGCACTTAAGCGGGTCACCAAGGTTGACTCGGCGGGGTCGGATAGAGTATTATATAAGTACGACAGCTATACCGACTGCAATTATTCCCCGTCCGATACTTTGTACGCCAAGGGCCGGATAACCAGGCTGATCACAGCGGGCATAGATACCACCTGGTTTGCCTACGACAAGGCCGGCCGGTTGGTCAAAAGAGTATATGCCTATGCCGGGATGAACGGCGGCCGCGATTCCATCCGTTATGCCTATAACTCGGCCGATGCCTGCACCGCCCTGACTTATCCGGATGGAACAGTCGCAAAGTACAGTTACAATACCCTGGGCCAGTTGATGTCGGTTAAGAGCGCTTCTTATTATTATGTGGACTCCACCTATTACAACGTTACCAACCTAGCCAAAAAGATACAATATTCCAATTACACCAGCGACAGCATGTTCTATGATAACCGCTTAAGGATCAACCGGTTGAAGACTACGAATTACGTTTGGGAAATCCCGGCGACCTATTCAAGAATGGACCTGAGCTACAGTTACTGGGAAGACGGCTACATCAAAAAGATACAGGACAATCTTAATTCGTCCTACACCCAGTATTACGACTCCAGCATCAGTTACGACGCCGCCGGACGGCTTACGGTTTGCAAGACGGGGTCAACAGTCATATCCTACACCTACGACAACGTGGGCAACCGGACCGCGGAGGTGATTGGCGGCACCAGCAGAGCGCTAACCTACACCTCGGGGACCAACAAGCTGGCCACCGCCAATATAAAGGGTACAACTTATTGGTATATACACGACAATGCCGGCAACGTAACAGGTAAGGAAGCCTCGGGCGGTTATTATTACTCTTATGATTATAATAACATGTTGTGCAAGATGAACCAGCTAGACGCCATGGACAGGACGGTCCGCACGGTCACCAATTACTACGGCATGGGCGGCAGCACCCGGGTGAAGAAGAAGGACAGCCAATTAGGCAGCCGCTATTACACCTACGAGGGGCTTAACCCGCTTTGCGAATACGATTCCACCGGCACGGTCAAAAAGAAATATGTTTACGCCTTTGGCGAGTGCATAGCCTATGAGGACAGCGTTAGCAATGTTTACTGGATGCACCACGACGCCATAGGCAGCGTTAAGGTAATTACCGATTGCAACGGCGACTCCGTTTCCACCTACAAGTATTACCCGTTTGGGGACTCGCTTTTAACCCGGGGCAGCGCCAAGAACGATATGCAGTTTACCGGCAAGCCGAATATTGCAGGCATAGAGGCCTACGATTTTAATGCCAGGTACTACGACCCGGAGATTGGCCGGTTTTACAGCATTGACCCGCTGTGGAACCCGGCGGTAAGCCCGTATGCGTATTGTAATAATAACCCGGTGAATTTTACGGACCCGACGGGGAAGAAGGCAGACCCTGTACAGCAAGAAAAAGCATTACAACAAGCTTTGCATGATTTATACTCTGGACATGTTAGTTCTTTTACACTCGTTGATGGCGATATACGAATTACTTATGCTCTGATGTGGGTAGAGGATCACACCCGACCAATTTGTGGTGCTGATGGTGAAGGATTTAGCGGGTACTATGTCCAGAATCGTTTATTTACGGAACTGATGAATGCTGTAAAAGGAGGGAATGGCGGCGGAAATACCAATTCCGGGCCTACCCCGCCTAAAACGACGCCAGGGTCAGAGCTGGGTGCAACTACTGGTGGGAGCGGAAGAAGTGGGGCTACTGATCCTACCGGGAATGGCGGGGTCCCGACATCGCAGGGGAGAGATTTACCTTCACAAATAGCAAATGCGTGGAAAAATCTTAATACAAGTGTAATTGATGGAATAAACAGAATGTTAAACTCTTATCCTGGTCAGGTTGGTACTACAGCATTACCAACTGCTTATTGCGGTAGTTTCCCAGTAGCAGAGGGGTTAGGTGCCGGTATAGTTGCACCACAAACCGTAAAAGCTGCAATGTATGAGGAATTTCATAGATCAATGTTAGACTCTCTTGATGCGGCTATTCAAAGGGGTGGTGGATTCGGTGATAATTGTCCTACCGATAACAGTGATTCAACTGTATTTGATGATTATGGGAAGCGCCATCCATAATAATTAAGACAACTGTTATATGAAAAAATATTTATTACGCATATTCATATTATTATTATTATTTGTACAAATTGCATCTGCAACGACAAGAGACACCTTATCTGCGCAAATAAATGGAACAATAAAATGGATTACACACAAAAAAAGCAATTATGCTGTTGCAAGATCAATACTTTTGGACGTCAAAAAGCAACTGCCAGATACTGCTTTTGGAGGTAAATGCTTTTATGCATTGTGTTTGGCTTACAGAGGTATGTGTAATCATGAAGCAACTTATTATTATGCCACCAAGGCTTTAAACAATGCAAAAACATGGGGCGATTCTGCTTTAGCTTTCGCAATCCAGGGGGAGGCGCTTTATAATATTGGTATTTATGAAAGGGCCGGGTTATCTTTGGGAAATGCAAGAGTATTAGCCTTGACAAATGATGAAAAATATTTTAAACTCTTTCAATATCTTGACAGTGTGAGAATCGGTGGTGAGGAAGCCCGTGACGATGAAAAAACCAAGCCATATTTGCAAAAATTATTTTTTATAATTAAAAGAGCTATATTTTACATCGGAGATCGTTACACCTGGGCGTACACAATATTTAATGGTAATAATTGGTATTTCCTAATTAATTCAATGTTTCTTACGGCATGTTATTTACTGTTTATTAAAGTAAAATATAAAGCCAATATATTATTAAATTATGCGTACAACTATTATTTACTGTATTTTAGTATTTTACTCCTGTGGAATGTCATTATAACCAATTATTTAATTTATAATGGGCGCATTGACTATTTTACAAATTGGAATGATGAAATGCCAATGCTAAGCCTATGCTTTTCCCAGTTAATCTTTGCCTTGGCGTATGTTGTTTTTGATTATACTAAAAAATGGAAAATTGCTAAAGAAATAATCCAGTGCATAAAAGACATACCTTTGGTTAAACAGATAAAATGGGCAGTAATTGGCATAGTAATCATGGTGACAATCCGTATTGTATTGGCTGTAGTAAAATTGTATCCAATTGTATTGAGCAGTTTGTTTATAAAACCCGGTTTGTTCAATACCCGTTATTTTATTATTTATGTAATTGCGATAACAATTGCAGCTCCTATATTTGAAGAAGTGTTCATGAGGTGGCTCGTCTATCGCTCGGTGAGGAAAGTTACTAATTTATGGGTTGGTTTATTGGCAACAACAATAATAGGTTTACTTTTGCACGGGCAAACTTATAGTAACATCAGTGTGTTTTATTTAATAAACCTTATATTGATATCTACAGTATCGTCGATATTGGTAGAAAAAACAGGTTCAATATTGCCGTCAATTATTGTTCATATGTTTAACAATGTAATTTCATTCATATAACAATAATTGTTATGGGTTATGGTAAAGAGGCTTCACTTAACCAGAAAGAGGGCGGAAGGAAATTAATCCTTGCGCCTTTTTTGTTTTTATTGTATTATTCAATCAATGAGAATAAAGACATTCCTTCTTATACTATCAGCAGTAGCCTGCTTTCCCCCCCTCAAATTACACGCCCAGGTCAAAGGCATGTGGGTGGTGCGCTATTCCCTGACCAGCCCGACCAGCGTCAGGAAGATCGTCCGCTCGGCCCGGCAGGCCGGCATCACCGATCTGTTTGTCCAGTTCTTCGCCAAGGGCGAGGCCTATTACTATTCCCAAAACCTGCCCACCGCCGCTTGCGTCTCCAAGGACTTCGACCCCCTGGCCCTGATGCTGAAAGAATGCAAGGCCGGCGGCATCAAGATGCACGCCTGGATCAACGTCTACTTCATCTGGTCATCCGAGGCGGATCCCAGGGACCGGAGGCATGTCTATTACAAGGGCAAGGGGTGGTTCGCCGCCGATTCCGAGGGCCGTTCGTTAAAGGACTACAGCCAGAAAGAGCTGGACCGGAAAGGACTGGAAGGGGTCTATCTTTCAGCGGCCAGCCCCGAGGTCAAGCAATATCTTCGGGAACTGGTGCGGGAGATCCTCTTCAAATACGACGTGGACGGCATCCACCTGGACTACGTGCGCTACGGCAACCTCAACTATTCCTACGACCTTTCCAGCCGCAATGCCTTTTACAGCCAGTACAAGGTGGACCCCATGGCCTTTTTCACCGGGGACCCCGGCCTAAAGCCTTATTGGGATACCTGGTATCTGTGGAGGATGTACAACATCTCGGACCTGGTCTCCCAGCTGAAGATGGACATCGTAAAATTCAATCCCTGGGTCAAGCTCTCGGCTGCGGTCAAGCCCGATCCCGACGAGGCCCGGGCCGGTTTCGGCCAGGACTGGCCCAACTGGCTGCTGAACCGCTGGGTGGATTTCGTGGTGCTGATGGATTACTCCAAGGACACTCCCACCGTCCTGCGGCTGGCCCAGAAATCGGTGCGCTACAAGGGGGCGGGACAGGTCTACGTGGGGCTGGGAGCCTGGCGCGACAGCATGGAGGGTATCATGGAGAAGACCCGGGAACTGCGGCGGGCGGGCATCAACGACATCGTGCTGTTCTCCTACGACGGCCTGGCCCAGCGGGGGATAAGTTTTGAGGAACTTAAAGCCAGGGGGTTTTAACAGTAAACTGTGAATAGGGAAACGTGAATTGTAGAGAGGAATAGTTTGATGAATAAACAGAAAGCACTTAAATGGCTGAACCTGGCGCTGTTTGCGCTGTTCGCAGTCCAGGCGGTGACCGGGGTGCTGGCCTTTACCGGGCTGCTGGAGAACGCCGAGGTGGCCGGGGAGATACATGAATATGCCGGACTGGCCATGGTCCTGGTTGTCCTGGCGCACCTGTGGCTGAACTGGGGCTGGGTGAAACTTAACTTCCTTGCCAGAAAAAAATAGGAAATGGGAAATTGGAAACTGGAACTTTGTCCGTTGGACTTTGTTTGGGGCACCCTTTTGCAGCTAATTCCGGTAAAACCAAAAATCAGGGAGCAGTATGAGCCAGATACGACGCCTGTTTGAAGAGGATCTTGACCGCTATGTCAACATCGTGGCCGAGGCCTATCCCGGGTTCAAGATCGTCACGCCCGAGGACAAGCAAAAACTCAAGGAACGTTTGGTAAAACACCAGGAGGATGATCCCGGAGTCAGTTTCTGGGGCCTTTTCCGCGAAGAGAAAATGCTGGGCGGGATGCGGCTGCACGACCTGAACCTGCAAATGTACGAGACCCAGATCAAAGCCGGCGGGGTGGGGATGGTGGCGGTGGACCTGCTTCACAAAAAGGAAAAGATCTGCCGGGAGATGATCGCCTATTTTCTGGAACACTACCGCCAGAAAGGTTACAACCTGGCCACCCTGTATCCCTTCCGTCCGGACTTTTACAAGAAGATGGGTTTTGGCTTCGGTACCCGGGCCTTTCAGTTCAGGACCAGGCCCGATCAGCTGCCCAAGGGAAGCGCCAAGAGCCATGTCAAACGGCTGGAGACCGGAGATCTCAAGGAATATCTGGCCTGCGCCCGGCAGTTCGGCCGGGAGCATCACGGAATGATGGAGAAGACCCAGGCCGAGGCCGAGGGCCTGCTGAAAAGCCCGGATTCCAAGGTTTATGGATATAAGAAGGCCGACCAGGTATTGGGGTATGTGACCTTCTCCTTTAAGCCGGCCGACGCCAATTTCCTGCAGACCGAGATGGTGGTGCGGGAATTAGTTTATCAGGATCCGGAGGTCCTCATGGAACTGATGACCTTCCTGCACAGCCAGGCCGACCAGATTAAGCAGGTGGTCTTCATCACCCAGGATGAGCACTTGAACTGGCTGTTCGGTGACATCCGGGACGGCTCTGAGAACCTGATCCCGCCGCTGTTCCAGCAGACCGCCGCCGAGGGTTACGGGATGATGTACCGGTCGCTCAATACCAGAAGGCTGTTTGAGGAGATGAAAGGGCATAATTTCGGCGAACAGAACTGCAAATTGAAACTTAACATCGCCGACAGTTTCCTGCCGGCCAATGCCGGGGCGCTGGTGGCCCAGGTGGAGTTTGGCGCCCTGACCATATCAGACGAACAGGAATACGACGCGGAGATCTGGCTTGATGTTTCCGAGTTCTCCTCCCTGCTGATGGGAGCGGTGGATTACAAAACGCTTCACCGCCTGGGCCTGTCCCGGATCTCCGATCCGGCCTATTTGAACACGGTAGACCGGATTTTCCGGGCCCAAAACAAGCCCATCTGCTACACCTATTTTTAGCAGGTAATCCTCCTTCGCAGAATACTTCACCGCCGGATACTGGGCCCTAGGGCAAGCCCGGGATAAACATAGTCGAAGTATGGCGGGACTTTGTTTTATGCTTGAATGCAGGGTTGGATTGTGATAAAATAAAATTCTGCAATCAGCAAAACCAGGCATAATTTACGGGCCTTTTCAATACAACCAAAGGATCTATTTTGCAATTAGGAATCATCGGCCTGCCCCAGTCGGGCAAGACAACGATCTTCAACGCCCTGACCAAGTCCTGCATTAAAGTAGGTGAATACTCCACCGGCTGCGACGTCCACATGGGCGTGGTCAAGGTACCGGACCCCCGGCTGGACAAGCTGACCGCCATGTTCAACCCCAAGAAGAAGGTCCCGGCCACCATCACCTATGTGGACATCGGCGGCATGGCCAAGGGGGTCTCGGATTCCGGGGGACTGGGCACCGAGTTCCTGACCCAGATGCACAAGGTGGATGCCATGATCCTGGTTTTACGCGGCTTCGCCGACGCCTCCGGCGCCCCATCCCCGGTGGACGATTACCAGACCATTGCCACCGAGCTGCTGCTGTCCGACCTGTCCATGGTGGAGCGGCGGATCGAGCGGGTCAAAATAGACATTAAAAAAGTAAAACGGCCGGAGCTGGACAAGGAACTGGCGATCCTGGATAAATGCCGGGTCCACCTGGAGGCCGAAAAGCCGCTGCACATGCTGGACCTTTTCCCGGAAGAATCCAAGGCCCTCCGCAGTTTTCAGCTGTTGACCGAGAAGCCGCTGCTGCCGGTGCTGAATTACGGGGAAGGCGTGGATTACTCTGCCCTGCAAAGCGCCTTGTCCTCGGCCAGCGGCCAGGAGGCCACCGCCCTATGCGGAGCCATCGAGATGGACATCGCCCAGATGTCGGACGAGGAGGCCAAAGAATTCCTGGCCGAGATGAAGATCGCCGAGCCGGCCCTGAACAAGATGATCCGAACCTCGTACCGGCTGCTGGGCCAGATATCCTTTTTCACCGTGGGCGAGGACGAGTGCCGGGCCTGGACCATTCCTTTAAACACCAAGGCCCCCCAGGCGGCCGGGGCCATCCACTCCGACCTGGAGCGGGGATTCATCCGGGCCGAGACGGTCTCCTACGACCACCTGACCGAAGTAGGCACCTACGCCGCCGCCAGGGAAAAGGGCTATGTCAGGCAGGAGGGCAAGGAGTACATAGTCAAGGACGGGGACGTGATCAACATCAAGTTCAATGTCTGATCCTTCGATAGGCCAGGCACGGCGCCAACCTTAGGATGACATGTAAAACCATGAAGACAGGCTTCGTACAATTCAACCCGGCTTTCGGCCAGGTCAGCAAGAACCTCCAGACCATTCACCGGCTGGTCTCTTCCGTCAAGGCCGACCTGCTGGTGCTGCCGGAGCTGTGCCTGTCCGGTTATAACTTTGCCTCCAAGGACGAGGTCCGGCAGTTATCGGAAACCTCCGAAGGGCCTTCCATCAAAGCCCTTAAACTGCTGTCAAAGAAAACGGGGACCATCCTGGTGGCGGGATTCGCCGAGCAGGCCGGGAACAAAGTATACAATTCGTCCATTCTGATTCGTCCTTCGGGCAAGACCGATATCTATCGCAAGACACATCTCTTCTGGAATGAGAAAAAGTGGTTCATCCCTGGCGATACCGGTTTCAAGGTCTTCCGGGCCGGACAGGTGAAGATCGGGATGATGATCTGCTACGACTGGTTCTTTCCCGAGGCCGCCCGCAGTATGGCTCTTAATGGCGCCCAGATCATCTGCCACCCGGCCAACCTGGTCCTGCCTTATTGCCCAAGATCCATGCCGGTGCGGGCGCTGGAGAACAAGGTGTTCACCATCACCGCCAACCGGACGGGCCGGGAAAAGCGGGGACGGCACGACCTGCGCTTCATCGGGCAGAGCATAATGGCCAGCCCGGATCAGAGCATCCTGGCCAAGGCTCCCGGGAAAAACGAGGCCGTGAGGGTGGTTGACATCGACCCCAAAGTAGCGGATAATAAGAGGGTGACGCCGCTAAACCACCTGTTCCGCGATAGATGCCCGAAATATTATGTTTGAAAGGTTTGCCACCGCCTTTGGCGGGGTGCCGCCACAGGCGGCAAAATGTTGGAAATGCTATAACGGCTAAGATTTTCTTACTCAAAACTCTGTATTTTTGTGCATCTGTGGCAAAAAAGATATCTGACATAGGCGAGTTCGGCCTGATAGAACGGATCAAAAAAACGACTGGAAAAATTTCCAAGAACAGCAGGGTCCTGTTGGGAATAGGCGATGATGCCGCTCTTTTCAAGCTGACCCCGGGCAAAATATGCGCCGCCACAACGGATACCATGGTGGAGGGTATACATTTCGATCTTCGCTACGCATCGTTCTTTGACCTGGGATACAAGGCCATGGCCTCCAACCTTTCCGACATCTCGGCCATGGGGGGGAACCCTTCGTTGGCTTTGGTAACATTGACGCTTCCTTCAAAAACCAGCGTCAAGCAAATAGACCAACTTTATGCCGGAATGCAAGCGCTGGCAAAAAAACACGGGGTTGTTGTCGCCGGGGGCGACATCGTCAAAAGCCGGGAGCTCTCCGTAACCCTGACACTGCTTGGTGAGTGCGATCCCAAAAATACCGGACTGCGCTCCGGAGCCAGGTCCGGGGATGCAGTGCTGGTGACGGGCGATCTGGGGGGGAGCCAGGCGGGCTTTGAACTGCTGAATGCAAAATGCAGAATACAACCCTTCGATGTCGCTCAGGGCAAGAATCTAAAATTGGTTAGAAAGCACCTGCGGCCGGAACCCAGGGTAGCAGAAGCCAAGTTACTGGTTTCCCGGTTCAAACTGCACGGGATGATTGATATTTCGGACGGACTTGCCTCGGAACTGCATCACCTGTCCAAAGCCAGCAAGACCGGCATCATCATGGACCAGGGGGCCCTGCCGGTGGCAGAGCAGGCGATAATCATCGGGAAGATGCTGGGCCGCGATCCCCTAAGATACTGCCTTTACGGCGGGGAGGAGTATGAGCTGCTTTTCACCCTGCCGCCCCGGGAAGCCATAAAAGCCAAAGCCCAGATCCAAAAGCTGGGAACGGCCTGCACCATCATCGGGCGGGTGGTCAAAGGCGGTCAGGTCAGCATCATCGCCCAAAACGGCAAAAGAGAAAAATTAACAAACCAGGGTTATACCCATTTTTAACTCCAAAAAGCGGGAGACAAAAATGACCTTAAAGCAGATCTTCGCCATGGCTAAAAAGAACAAGGTGGAATTTGTCGCGGTAAAATTCGTGGACCTGCTGGGGAAATGGCACCAGATAACGGTTCCCTCTCACGAGCTTAAGCCGGAGCTTTTTGAGC is a genomic window of candidate division TA06 bacterium containing:
- the thiL gene encoding thiamine-phosphate kinase, which codes for MAKKISDIGEFGLIERIKKTTGKISKNSRVLLGIGDDAALFKLTPGKICAATTDTMVEGIHFDLRYASFFDLGYKAMASNLSDISAMGGNPSLALVTLTLPSKTSVKQIDQLYAGMQALAKKHGVVVAGGDIVKSRELSVTLTLLGECDPKNTGLRSGARSGDAVLVTGDLGGSQAGFELLNAKCRIQPFDVAQGKNLKLVRKHLRPEPRVAEAKLLVSRFKLHGMIDISDGLASELHHLSKASKTGIIMDQGALPVAEQAIIIGKMLGRDPLRYCLYGGEEYELLFTLPPREAIKAKAQIQKLGTACTIIGRVVKGGQVSIIAQNGKREKLTNQGYTHF